The Brassica napus cultivar Da-Ae chromosome C7, Da-Ae, whole genome shotgun sequence genomic interval CGTCCACACACAACCCATCCATGCTCCAGTATCCACGCACCGCCCATCCACACACCACCCGTCCACCCCCTCCCGAGTCCACACTTTAcccatcaaaattaaaatcgaaGCTTCGCAGATATGGGTTTTGAAATCCACAACGACACTAAGAAACCAACAAAACAAAGACGAATCTTATAGAATCTTAACTTGGATAAACCAATTAAAAACCCAAAATCAGAATATGTATGGGTTTTGAAGAAACTAACCTCGCATGTCTTGAAATCGAAGCAAATCGGAGTGGGATTAAAATTTGGGGATTAGACGAAATGAGGAAATCGATTTATTTATGGAGAAAGATAAAGTCGGTGTGCTTCAGAGATTCGAAGGATTTAGAAGATTGGACGATTTCAGAAAATCTAGGTTTCTTAGACATCGTTGTTTGAGGGGTTGTCTAGAAGAGGAGAAAAATGAGTATTTTGTTCTTTTATGCTAGATTAGGGTATGACAGCGACGATGTGATTCGGAAGGCTGAGAACGGAGATGTGTTACAGAGGGCAAAATCGAAAGGAGAAAAGTGTGAAGAACGATTAGTGAGAGAGGATCTAGGATTTTGAGAATTAGTGAGAGAGGTGGATTTTGAGAATTAGTGAGAGAGATCTAGGGATTTTGAGAATCGCCGCAAAAGTTATTCAGAGAAAGActgttatttttatgaaaaaattagGGTTGGGAAACTGATTCAAAATGAGTTTGgttcaaaaaataaatcaaaaaaagtATTTGACCGGTTTGATGGATTGGTTTGGTTTATGGGTTTTCTATTGGAAAAGGGCATCTATGACATTCACTATCTTAAAAGGTTGTCACATGTTGAAAGTGTCTTGCGATGTAATTTCAAAGTGGTAAAATGTCTCGGaaggtaaaaaataaattcttaTTGTATTGCATCGTCGGTTGAAGTAAAACATGCAGTTTCTTCGTCATCATAGAAATCGATAACAATTATTTATGCTTTACATGAAAATTTGGCGATGACAAATAGACAATAACAAATTCTTGAAAACGGATACAGATAAAATTTCTAGAGCATAAAACAAGAAACTCGATAGAGATTTAACTAACTTAGACCTCATGAGTAGGAACTATATTAGTTGACATACAATCCATACACATATAAATGAAATCATATCTCAAGTTGCGTTTGGCTCTAGTActataaataaaagagaaagGGACAACCTAACCAACGCTTATAATTTGACATgacaaaaaatacaaaataattagaATCTCTCATCTTTGAGCCATCACTAGCTGTACGTATGGCTCTTTCTGCCTTACCCACCAATATTGTTTGCTTATCTTCTTTgctattttacaaaatatatttgtttgctTATCTGCCTCCTTTTGCCCAAACACTTTCGTTCTTTTCAAGGATCTATTATCTAATGATCTTCAACTGGGATACGAGAGGTTCTCTCGACTGGAGCCACTCGGATCGGAAGCCTCCGCTTCATCTTGACGGTTGGAAATGACACGATCTTGTCTTCCTCGGCTGTCCAGCTACAAGTATATCattacaaatatatagtttCATCATCAGAATATATAGTAAAGTGGTATATCATCAAAACACATATATAGTACGTTTTGGTAAGAACGTAATTCTTTTTGTCGTCCACGACTTATACAGTTATATACACATTACTGTATTTAAACATGGGATGTGACATGACACTAGTACAAACCACAAAAGTTACACGTGGAATTGATTTATTGCGAAACACTTGAAAATTTCAAGACATTTATCGGTTTACCTGTATCGGGTTACGAGTTGGTGAAGAAAGATGGCGATTTCGAGCTTCGATAGTTCTAAACCAGGACATAGCCTTTGTCCACCACCAAAGGGTGTGAAGCAAACATTACTGTTTGCCGATCCATTAATTCTCTGCTTAAGAAGATAAGTATTAGTAGGTGACACTCGTCGAACAACTAAGCGAACTCATgatgtttataaattataaggACATTAATGAGAGGAAATAGTCACGTACGTCCCATCTCCACGGATCGAATTGATAGGGATTCTCATAAATGTCTTCGTCCATGTGAACCGATATGAATGATGCCAATACACACCATCCTTTTGGTATTAAGTAACCTGCCATTCACCCACCAGAATTTATACTATATGATTATCCGAAAATTAGTGTATTGTCTCACTAAATACATTCAATTCAAATAAGGGAGCATGTCAATTCATgttatttcatttaaaatttaatatctaatgGGTGATTATTATATAATGGTAAATGAACTTACCTTTAATTTCTACATCTTCGAGAGCCTTCCTCCACACACCGTTAATGATATTAGCCATTCTCAACGTCTCATTTATCACCTGTTTGTGTTTCGAAAAGGGCaacaagaaattaaaaattactagaAAACAAGAAGATTAACCTTTTGATCAACTTCATTGGTACTTTTCTATTGATAATCAGTAGTAgtaatttatacaaaaaatggtaacatattttaattaacgAAACTCACATTTTGAGTAAAAGAGAGAGACATATAGTCGGACCAGTTATATTCTTCTCCCGACTCCAATTTCCGCCTCTTCACATCCATATTCTCCTCCTTCagttaatcaaaaaataaataatcaaaaaataaaagtttgaaacattcgacaaaattaacaaaaaaatctaaaacaactttaataacaaaaaaactgataaaatattgaaaaggAAAGCTAACGCGTTTTGATTGAAACATTAATGAGAGAGTTGAAAACAAAGCGTTTTCCGTGACGCGAACGCTGTTTTGACACAAACTCGTACAGACAGGCGTTCACTCAAATCGTCCTCTTCTGACAGCCATCCACTCCACTCTTTTTTAATCCTACGGTTAATATACTCGCACGTGTCTATTCCCTTCCACACGTGCGTGTGATCGTGTGTCTCGTCGAGAAGACTTTCGATAGTGACTTGACACGGACACAAGTCAAAACTCTTttctctctaaaactataattcCCTCTCTAAAACTAAATCTCATCCGTTAAAATCTCCTCGAATTGAATCTACGGTTCACATACGTCGGCAGTTTGCATACAGAGACACACACGTGTGGGTGCTGTGTAAGTTTGTATATTAATACGTACCACGAGTTTGGCTAGAGCGACGGGATTGTCACTTAGGAATTTGACAGCCAAGGTCATTGCCGTAGGCATCGTTTCCTCTCCGGGTATCATCATCTCTACGATCTTCCCGCTGACGAAATCCAACGGCTGAGATTGCTTATCTGAAGAAGCACCGTCACTAACGTCTCTTAGTAGCACATCCACCGCGTCATTCGCTGGAGAGTTCTTCCTCTCCGTAGTTGCCACTTGCCTCTCCTTCACAACCTTCTTAACTATCTTAATCAGCCTCTCTTTCGCCTGCATGATTAATTAGTtcaagataaataaatattaaaccctagCAAGTTACAAGCGAATCTGactaacaaaataacaaaaatgtacGATTCAGTGATATACTCAGACCTTTAGGGATTTATAAAGTCTAGTTCCAGGGAAGTTGATGGGAATACAAATCAAACCCTTGATGAATTCTTCGAACTCAAGCTTGAGAATATCTAAATCTTCACCACGTGATATGCTCATCAACAGTTTTACTAATACCTCAAACGTCATCtacgaaaaataaaacattacacGATCAAAATGTTAGAAACATATATACTTAAACTCAGATAAACATAACATGTTATCTACAACATGTTACATGTGTGaattgtaaacaaaaaatattaatctgaGTCTTGTAAGAATACCCTTTTGATCTCGTCTTGGACATGAACCACGGGAAGCTGAGCCCAAGAATCTAAGGTGAGACCAACCGAGGCCTCAATGTCTCGAGTGATCCTCTCCTTGAGGTGAGGAGATCTAAAGAATGCGCCAATGATCGTGTGTAGCCTCTTTTGATGAGGTCCATTGATGCTGAGAATAGAGTTTTCTCCAAGTAGTTCGGTGATCGACTTAGGG includes:
- the LOC106409581 gene encoding 3-epi-6-deoxocathasterone 23-monooxygenase CYP90C1-like codes for the protein MDYWVVGFLVLTAGIILRSRLWIRLTKWKTRDEDEEKEKGTKKGMIPKGSLGWPVIGETLAFIACGYSSRPVTFMDKRKSLYGKAFKTNIIGTPIIISTDAEVNKVVLQNHGNTFVPAYPKSITELLGENSILSINGPHQKRLHTIIGAFFRSPHLKERITRDIEASVGLTLDSWAQLPVVHVQDEIKRMTFEVLVKLLMSISRGEDLDILKLEFEEFIKGLICIPINFPGTRLYKSLKAKERLIKIVKKVVKERQVATTERKNSPANDAVDVLLRDVSDGASSDKQSQPLDFVSGKIVEMMIPGEETMPTAMTLAVKFLSDNPVALAKLVEENMDVKRRKLESGEEYNWSDYMSLSFTQNVINETLRMANIINGVWRKALEDVEIKGYLIPKGWCVLASFISVHMDEDIYENPYQFDPWRWDRINGSANSNVCFTPFGGGQRLCPGLELSKLEIAIFLHQLVTRYSWTAEEDKIVSFPTVKMKRRLPIRVAPVERTSRIPVEDH